From the genome of Anopheles funestus chromosome 2RL, idAnoFuneDA-416_04, whole genome shotgun sequence:
TGGCGCTGTTTTTCTCTATCCtgtttatccttttcttttttcagctGACTTTCCAGTTTGGCCTGCTCTCGTTTCTCCCGCGCCAGTGCTTGAACGTCCGAAAAGTTGGTATTTTTTACCAGTTTCGGATCGGAACTGGTTGCTCCTTCTTCATCTTCCTCGTCTGGTTCGCTTTCAGAGAGCTAAAAGTAATGTACATCTCATAGTATATTAATTTGTTCttttaatcgaaaaaaatgaGCCTACCTGGCTGTATTGTGACAGAATCTGTTCCTTGATTCTTCGTTCCTCTTCGGTGTATTCTCGTTCTACCTTTGTAGCTAACTTTTGTCCTTCCAGTAATTTGGCTAACTGCACTTCCACGTCGAGCTTGG
Proteins encoded in this window:
- the LOC125761629 gene encoding coiled-coil domain-containing protein 43, with the protein product MTAVDEFNSWLSSKLRASKADVSVFGSYITGILEGDENNEEKVEALEGILSAIIETDLEPFIKEILDKWMTCHSQEAEASKPKLDVEVQLAKLLEGQKLATKVEREYTEEERRIKEQILSQYSQLSESEPDEEDEEGATSSDPKLVKNTNFSDVQALAREKREQAKLESQLKKEKDKQDREKQRQLREEKKEKRKTVKGERRR